From Halanaeroarchaeum sulfurireducens, a single genomic window includes:
- the asd gene encoding aspartate-semialdehyde dehydrogenase: MFRVGILGATGAVGQRFVQLLDGHPDFELVALTASEESAGSSYRAAAKWRVSTPIPEDVASMTVTATEPEAVPDDLDLLFSSLPSGVAERVEPAFLEAGYVVSSNSSNARLDDDVPLVIPEVNPDHLDLIEVQREERDWDGALIKNPNCSTITMVPALAALDQFGIERVNVSTLQAVSGAGYSGVTSMEIIDNAIPYIGGEEEKMETESRKLLGTVGDGGVDWHEASVSASCNRIATIDGHLENVFVETDADPSTEEIAEAFRAAASQDLPTAPDPLIEVFDEPDRPQPRLDRMVGDGMAIAVGGIQQNDDGFQFNVLSHNTIRGAAGASVLNGELLADRGWL; the protein is encoded by the coding sequence ATGTTCCGTGTCGGCATCCTCGGCGCCACTGGCGCAGTCGGACAACGATTCGTACAGCTTCTCGACGGTCATCCGGACTTCGAACTGGTGGCTCTCACCGCGAGCGAGGAGAGCGCCGGCTCCTCGTACCGCGCGGCGGCCAAGTGGCGCGTCTCCACCCCGATCCCCGAGGACGTCGCGTCGATGACCGTCACGGCGACTGAGCCCGAAGCGGTCCCGGACGATCTCGACCTCCTCTTTTCCTCGCTTCCCTCGGGTGTGGCCGAGCGGGTGGAACCGGCGTTCCTCGAGGCTGGCTACGTCGTCTCCTCGAACTCCTCGAACGCTCGTCTCGACGACGACGTCCCCCTGGTCATCCCCGAGGTCAATCCCGACCATCTGGACCTCATCGAGGTCCAGCGCGAGGAACGCGACTGGGATGGCGCCCTGATCAAAAACCCGAACTGCTCGACCATCACCATGGTACCTGCGCTGGCCGCTCTCGACCAGTTCGGCATCGAACGCGTCAACGTGTCCACGCTGCAGGCGGTCTCCGGGGCGGGCTACTCCGGCGTGACCTCGATGGAGATCATCGACAACGCCATCCCGTACATCGGCGGCGAGGAGGAGAAGATGGAGACCGAATCGCGGAAACTTCTCGGCACGGTCGGGGATGGCGGCGTCGACTGGCACGAGGCCAGCGTTTCGGCGTCCTGTAACCGCATCGCGACCATCGACGGCCACCTCGAGAACGTCTTCGTCGAGACCGACGCGGACCCGAGCACAGAGGAGATCGCCGAGGCGTTCCGCGCGGCCGCGAGTCAGGATCTGCCCACCGCGCCGGACCCACTGATCGAGGTTTTCGACGAACCCGATCGACCGCAGCCCCGCCTCGATCGAATGGTGGGCGATGGCATGGCCATCGCGGTCGGCGGCATCCAGCAAAATGACGATGGCTTCCAGTTCAACGTGCTCTCGCACAACACCATTCGGGGGGCTGCCGGAGCGAGCGTGCTGAACGGGGAACTGCTGGCCGACCGCGGCTGGCTGTAA
- a CDS encoding 30S ribosomal protein S17e, producing the protein MAIKPDYVKKTGTILMERYPDAFQEDDFEHNKESVTQLTNVESKAVRNRIAGYVTRKLN; encoded by the coding sequence ATGGCCATCAAACCCGACTACGTCAAGAAGACGGGGACGATCCTCATGGAGCGGTACCCCGACGCCTTCCAGGAAGACGACTTCGAGCACAACAAGGAAAGCGTAACCCAGCTCACGAACGTCGAGTCGAAGGCGGTCCGGAACCGCATCGCCGGGTACGTCACTCGCAAACTCAACTGA
- a CDS encoding aspartate/glutamate racemase family protein, with the protein MERIGILGGMAPESTLEYYRIIVEESHERGWGKRYPQTFINSLNFETFYEPLSAGNDERVVEVLTDGVQSLARAGADFALMASNTPHRYFQAVDAATSIPLVNIVDVTADAAVKRDVQRVGLLGTAFTMEGEFYPAGFRERGLEVVTPSPADREWIDETIFEELTDGVFTDEIEAGLRDIIEKLATEEGVDAVALACTELPLVVDDADVPVPTLNTTRLHAEAAFERAATGDFAQ; encoded by the coding sequence ATGGAGCGAATCGGCATCCTCGGGGGCATGGCACCCGAATCCACGCTGGAGTACTACCGGATCATCGTCGAGGAGAGTCACGAGCGCGGGTGGGGGAAACGCTATCCGCAGACATTCATCAACAGCCTCAACTTCGAGACGTTTTACGAGCCACTCTCGGCGGGGAACGACGAACGGGTCGTCGAGGTACTCACCGACGGGGTCCAATCACTCGCACGGGCAGGCGCGGACTTCGCCCTCATGGCGTCGAATACGCCCCATCGGTACTTCCAGGCCGTCGACGCCGCCACGTCGATCCCGCTCGTGAACATCGTCGACGTGACCGCCGATGCGGCGGTGAAACGAGATGTCCAGCGCGTCGGTCTCCTCGGCACCGCCTTCACGATGGAAGGAGAGTTCTACCCCGCGGGCTTCCGCGAGCGGGGACTCGAGGTCGTGACCCCATCGCCGGCCGACCGGGAGTGGATCGACGAAACGATATTCGAGGAGCTGACCGACGGCGTGTTCACCGACGAAATCGAGGCCGGGCTGCGAGACATCATCGAGAAACTGGCCACCGAGGAGGGTGTCGACGCGGTCGCACTCGCGTGTACCGAACTCCCGCTCGTCGTCGACGACGCCGACGTCCCCGTTCCCACCCTCAACACGACCAGGCTGCACGCCGAGGCCGCGTTCGAACGGGCCGCTACGGGCGATTTTGCTCAGTGA
- a CDS encoding DUF447 domain-containing protein, protein MTGWPTDFDGIAETVTLSPDPDGRWNVAALGVHAGVPATARTWGETVTWRNFARSGRGVVTFPEDPVLFVEAALTERKADTPDIEGVAARVEVSVSERDRGTEGGTMWVDWSMDPGKATVVSRSIPVTNRGFNAVVEMAVAASRLGVPTYDDRTLRTRLAHFAGVVETCGGDREHRALDRLRQHVDW, encoded by the coding sequence ATGACGGGCTGGCCGACTGACTTCGATGGCATCGCCGAGACGGTGACGCTCTCCCCGGACCCGGACGGTCGCTGGAACGTCGCGGCGCTCGGGGTACACGCCGGCGTCCCAGCGACGGCCAGGACCTGGGGCGAGACGGTCACCTGGCGCAACTTCGCGCGGTCCGGTCGTGGGGTGGTCACGTTCCCGGAGGACCCGGTCCTCTTCGTCGAGGCAGCGCTGACCGAGCGGAAGGCCGACACCCCCGACATTGAGGGTGTTGCAGCCCGGGTCGAGGTCTCGGTGTCCGAACGTGACCGTGGCACCGAGGGCGGGACGATGTGGGTCGATTGGTCGATGGATCCCGGGAAGGCCACGGTCGTCAGCCGATCGATCCCGGTGACGAACCGTGGATTCAACGCCGTCGTCGAGATGGCAGTTGCCGCCTCACGACTCGGTGTTCCGACCTACGACGACCGGACGCTCAGAACACGATTGGCCCACTTCGCGGGCGTGGTGGAGACCTGCGGCGGGGACCGCGAGCACCGCGCCCTCGATCGATTGCGACAGCACGTCGACTGGTAA
- a CDS encoding triphosphoribosyl-dephospho-CoA synthase, which yields MSQRTPAQAAELALLLEVAGTPKPGNVDRHRDLDDLRFEHFLAGAVGARPGLAAAAAGDPVGESFERAVAGMADQRGGNTQFGALLLLVPLVAATEGDGPPSRDAVERVLAETTVADAAAFYRAFDHVAVLVGEPPADAPDLDVRRGSDAVPDVEARGISLAAVMERSAPKDGVAAEWSNGFERTFASADRLAAGDGPILDRTADTFLALLADEPDSLVATKHGDDVARSVSERASTLLDAPRADVEAFADDLVKGGINPGTTADVTAAALYVALQRGVPV from the coding sequence ATGAGCCAGCGGACGCCGGCCCAGGCCGCCGAACTCGCGCTCCTCCTCGAGGTCGCCGGGACGCCGAAGCCGGGCAACGTCGACCGTCACCGCGACCTGGACGATCTTCGCTTCGAACATTTCCTCGCGGGAGCAGTCGGGGCACGACCGGGGCTGGCGGCCGCGGCGGCGGGCGATCCGGTAGGGGAGTCCTTCGAGCGGGCGGTCGCCGGGATGGCCGACCAGCGGGGTGGGAACACCCAGTTCGGCGCGCTTCTCCTGCTCGTCCCGCTCGTGGCTGCGACGGAGGGCGACGGGCCGCCGTCGCGGGATGCTGTCGAGCGGGTCCTCGCGGAGACGACCGTCGCGGACGCCGCGGCCTTCTACCGAGCGTTCGACCACGTGGCGGTCCTCGTCGGCGAACCGCCGGCGGACGCGCCCGACCTCGACGTTCGGCGTGGAAGCGACGCCGTACCGGACGTCGAGGCCCGCGGGATTTCCCTCGCGGCCGTGATGGAGCGGTCGGCACCCAAGGACGGCGTCGCGGCTGAATGGTCGAACGGATTCGAGCGAACGTTCGCGAGCGCCGACCGACTGGCGGCCGGCGACGGCCCGATCCTCGACCGGACGGCCGATACCTTTCTGGCGCTGTTGGCCGATGAGCCGGATTCGCTCGTCGCCACGAAACACGGCGATGACGTCGCCCGCTCGGTCTCCGAACGGGCCAGTACCCTTCTCGACGCGCCACGGGCGGACGTCGAGGCGTTCGCCGACGACCTCGTCAAGGGCGGCATCAACCCTGGCACGACAGCGGACGTCACGGCTGCGGCCCTTTACGTCGCCCTGCAACGGGGTGTCCCGGTATGA
- a CDS encoding tRNA-dihydrouridine synthase has product MFSPRLALASLSGESDAAWARMGAPYAGAAFLGGLSLDEPTQRAARTMVAERDREEFLPADPFAFIRDQLADLSDVSVRPGINVRAIDAEPIRRAARICADHDAILEINAHCRQDEMRAAGAGEALLENPDRFAEQVAAAARTDAAVSVKVRAEVPGVDLPALAARLEAVGADAIHVDAMDSEAVVAEVVGATDAFVIANNGVRDAATTREYLAYGADAVSVGRPSDDPAVLARVSEAVEEWFE; this is encoded by the coding sequence ATGTTCTCGCCACGGCTCGCGCTCGCGAGTCTGAGCGGCGAATCCGACGCAGCCTGGGCGAGAATGGGGGCACCGTACGCCGGCGCGGCGTTTCTCGGGGGACTCTCCCTCGACGAGCCGACCCAACGGGCGGCCCGGACGATGGTGGCGGAGCGTGACCGCGAGGAATTCCTCCCGGCGGATCCATTTGCGTTCATTCGCGACCAACTGGCCGATCTGTCGGACGTTTCCGTCAGGCCGGGGATCAACGTACGAGCGATCGACGCCGAACCGATCCGCCGTGCTGCCCGCATCTGTGCGGACCACGATGCAATCCTGGAGATCAACGCACACTGCCGCCAGGACGAGATGCGTGCGGCGGGGGCGGGCGAGGCGCTCCTCGAAAATCCCGATCGGTTCGCCGAGCAGGTCGCGGCCGCCGCCAGGACGGACGCGGCGGTGAGCGTGAAGGTGCGCGCGGAGGTCCCAGGCGTCGACCTCCCAGCTCTGGCGGCGCGTCTCGAGGCGGTGGGCGCGGACGCGATCCACGTCGACGCGATGGATTCTGAGGCGGTCGTCGCCGAGGTCGTCGGGGCAACCGACGCCTTCGTGATCGCGAACAACGGGGTTCGAGACGCGGCCACGACGCGGGAGTACCTGGCCTACGGCGCGGACGCGGTGAGCGTCGGTCGCCCGAGCGACGATCCCGCTGTGCTGGCACGGGTCAGCGAGGCCGTCGAGGAGTGGTTCGAATGA
- the cofD gene encoding 2-phospho-L-lactate transferase produces the protein MTVFLAGGTGTPKLLSGAGEVFSLPDATVVGNTGDDVELGGLFVCPDIDTVLYERADELDRDRWWGIDGDPTTTHDEITRLSDAVDIPAGPRYLPEERQTTGRDLARWRRFSAAAEFMYVGDRDRAVHVFRTSLLDEGRSLTETTRTLAAAFDLDVDLLPMSDDPVATIVHTADESMHFQEFWVDRCGDPEVESVEFRGSREARATDEVLEAIRTEPVVIGPSNPVTSIGPMLALDGLAAALRETRVVAVSPFVEDTVFSGPAGKLMAATGYDPSTAGVADAYPFADAFVLDDADGTDLDRPVVRTDTEITDRADAARVARAAANALEVT, from the coding sequence ATGACAGTCTTTCTCGCGGGCGGCACCGGGACGCCCAAACTCCTCTCGGGGGCGGGCGAGGTCTTCTCATTGCCGGACGCGACCGTGGTCGGAAACACCGGCGACGACGTCGAACTCGGTGGACTGTTCGTCTGTCCCGACATCGATACGGTGCTCTACGAGCGTGCGGACGAACTCGATCGCGACCGGTGGTGGGGCATCGACGGCGACCCGACGACGACCCACGACGAGATCACGCGCCTCTCCGATGCGGTCGACATTCCTGCGGGGCCACGCTATCTCCCCGAGGAGCGCCAGACGACAGGTCGGGACCTCGCCAGGTGGCGGCGCTTCTCAGCGGCGGCGGAGTTCATGTACGTGGGGGACCGCGACCGGGCGGTCCACGTTTTCCGGACGAGCCTCCTCGACGAGGGTCGTTCGCTCACGGAAACCACGCGCACGCTCGCCGCCGCCTTCGACCTCGATGTCGACCTCCTCCCGATGAGCGACGATCCGGTCGCGACGATCGTCCACACCGCCGACGAGTCGATGCATTTCCAGGAATTCTGGGTCGATCGGTGCGGCGATCCCGAGGTCGAGTCGGTCGAATTCCGCGGGAGCCGCGAGGCCCGCGCGACCGACGAAGTTCTCGAGGCCATCCGGACGGAGCCGGTCGTAATCGGTCCCTCGAATCCGGTGACGAGTATCGGACCGATGCTCGCACTCGACGGCCTTGCGGCGGCCCTGCGCGAGACCCGTGTCGTTGCCGTCTCGCCGTTCGTCGAGGACACGGTCTTCTCCGGGCCAGCGGGAAAACTCATGGCGGCGACGGGATACGACCCGAGTACTGCGGGCGTCGCCGACGCGTACCCCTTTGCCGACGCCTTCGTCCTCGACGACGCGGACGGGACGGACCTCGATCGGCCAGTTGTCCGAACCGATACGGAGATAACCGACCGGGCGGACGCGGCCCGAGTGGCTCGCGCCGCGGCGAACGCACTGGAGGTGACGTGA
- a CDS encoding DUF7537 family lipoprotein — protein sequence MHARTRTVAILALVVVTAGCLSAPGAGSSIDASAHDRALESAGSYTYTVQAAATVDGQAAGTSNLTAAVDQDNDRALIETTSAYGPVESYVANDTVVQRIGIEPPQYRTLETDMSAGDVVSTGVAPVVANHSFEANGTGTVDGQQVEIYEANATGANASLRQDLGEGVAVESVQVTLAVRQDGLVLRQQTTAELSLAGGETAGTYTRTVTFSDVGSTDVPTPDWLSEATDAASADA from the coding sequence ATGCACGCACGAACGCGGACGGTCGCGATTCTCGCGCTCGTCGTGGTGACGGCAGGCTGTCTCAGCGCACCGGGCGCCGGTAGCTCGATCGACGCGAGCGCACACGACCGCGCCCTGGAATCCGCCGGCTCGTACACCTACACGGTCCAGGCGGCCGCCACCGTCGACGGCCAGGCGGCCGGCACGTCGAATCTCACGGCCGCCGTCGATCAGGACAACGATCGCGCGCTGATCGAGACCACCTCCGCGTACGGCCCCGTGGAGTCATACGTCGCCAACGACACCGTCGTCCAGCGAATCGGAATCGAACCCCCACAGTATCGCACGCTCGAAACCGACATGAGTGCGGGCGATGTCGTTTCGACCGGCGTCGCGCCGGTCGTTGCCAATCACTCCTTCGAGGCGAACGGGACCGGGACGGTCGACGGCCAGCAGGTCGAGATTTACGAGGCCAACGCCACCGGCGCGAACGCGTCTCTCAGGCAGGACCTGGGTGAGGGGGTGGCCGTCGAATCGGTTCAGGTGACACTCGCCGTGCGCCAGGATGGTCTGGTCCTCCGCCAGCAGACTACCGCCGAACTATCCCTCGCGGGTGGGGAGACAGCGGGGACGTACACCCGGACCGTCACGTTCAGCGACGTGGGATCGACGGACGTCCCGACGCCCGACTGGCTGAGCGAGGCCACCGACGCGGCCAGTGCCGACGCATAA
- a CDS encoding HD domain-containing protein, whose product MTTVKDSVHDHIEVEGVAAALMDTAPVQRLRRVSQLGTVSLVYPSANHTRFEHSLGVYHLASRALDHLDIHGRRAETVRAAAILHDIGHGPFSHNVEDLIHRRIGRYHHDVDDLVTTGDVARALDAHEIDPDRVVELIDGEGLLGQLVAGELDVDRMDYLVRDAHHTGVPYGTIDHQRLVRALRFVDGRLVLDEGNVQTAESLLVARALMNPTVYNHHVARISKAMLRRATDSLIDETDVTAAEVRRMDDPELQVALRTHDVSAHLGERLADRRLYKRAVWAEMGDVSASFDDRFEADADRIADYEQTIADRAGVKPEHVVVDVQGEPSMQESTSRVLVNGDVRRLDEQSTLVRAIQVTQREQWRLGVYAPERETSRVGRAAEQVLGLETDGALIAENDSPGRYATLEDFGGD is encoded by the coding sequence ATGACCACCGTCAAGGACAGCGTCCACGACCACATCGAGGTCGAGGGCGTGGCGGCCGCGCTGATGGATACCGCGCCGGTCCAGCGACTGCGACGGGTCAGCCAGCTCGGCACGGTGTCGCTGGTCTATCCATCGGCCAATCACACTCGGTTCGAACACAGTCTCGGCGTCTACCATCTCGCCTCGCGCGCCCTGGACCACCTCGATATCCACGGCCGGCGTGCGGAGACGGTTCGGGCGGCCGCGATCCTCCACGACATCGGCCACGGTCCGTTCAGTCACAACGTCGAGGACCTCATCCACCGCCGGATCGGTCGGTACCACCACGACGTAGATGACCTGGTAACGACCGGCGACGTCGCCCGCGCCCTCGACGCCCACGAGATCGACCCGGATCGTGTCGTCGAGCTGATCGACGGCGAGGGGCTGCTCGGCCAGCTCGTCGCGGGCGAACTCGACGTCGACCGCATGGACTACCTGGTGCGCGACGCCCACCACACCGGCGTCCCCTACGGCACGATCGACCACCAACGCCTCGTTCGCGCTCTGCGGTTCGTGGACGGGCGCCTCGTCCTCGACGAGGGCAACGTCCAGACGGCGGAGAGCCTGCTCGTGGCACGGGCCCTGATGAACCCGACCGTCTACAACCACCACGTCGCTCGGATCTCGAAGGCGATGCTCCGCCGCGCGACCGACTCGCTCATCGACGAGACGGACGTGACCGCGGCGGAGGTGAGACGGATGGACGACCCGGAACTCCAGGTCGCTCTCCGGACCCACGACGTGTCCGCACACCTGGGCGAGCGGCTCGCCGACCGACGGCTCTACAAGCGCGCCGTCTGGGCGGAGATGGGTGACGTGAGTGCCTCCTTCGACGACCGCTTCGAGGCGGACGCCGACCGAATCGCCGACTACGAGCAAACGATCGCCGACCGGGCCGGCGTGAAGCCGGAACACGTCGTCGTCGACGTCCAGGGCGAGCCCTCGATGCAGGAATCGACGAGCAGGGTTCTCGTCAACGGGGACGTCCGCCGGTTGGACGAGCAATCCACGCTCGTCCGGGCGATCCAGGTGACACAGCGCGAACAGTGGCGACTCGGGGTCTACGCGCCGGAGCGGGAGACGAGTCGGGTCGGTCGCGCCGCAGAGCAGGTACTGGGCCTCGAGACCGACGGTGCTCTCATCGCCGAGAACGACTCACCGGGCCGATACGCGACCCTCGAGGACTTCGGCGGGGATTAA
- a CDS encoding amidohydrolase family protein, translating to MELSGTILRGPDFDPIAGRGVIEEGTIVAVEESAADASDDIVLPAFVNAHTHVGDSLAKGAGRGLDLDELVAPPDGLKHRLLREADEAETIEAMRRSLRYMQRGGTGAFLDFREGGVAGVEALREAATGLDIEVVAFGRGEPAVLEVAEGFGASGARDDDFDALRAAARDAGKPFGIHAGERDAEDVDPALDLDPDHLVHMVHAEADHLDRVSETATPIVACPRSNLVTGVGLPPLRDLVDHTTVALGTDNVMLNGPSMFREMAFAAKCCDVTDETVLRMATRNGARVAGLDGSVIEGGAPARLLVLDGDSDNLAGAQDPVRAVVRRAGVNDVKRVVLPSGDAGVDGA from the coding sequence ATGGAACTCAGCGGGACGATCCTCCGGGGACCGGACTTCGACCCGATCGCGGGGCGGGGCGTGATCGAAGAGGGGACGATCGTCGCCGTGGAGGAATCGGCAGCCGACGCGAGTGATGACATCGTCCTCCCGGCCTTCGTCAACGCCCACACCCACGTCGGCGATTCCCTCGCGAAGGGGGCCGGTCGCGGACTCGATCTCGACGAACTCGTCGCGCCGCCCGACGGCCTGAAACACCGCCTCCTCCGCGAGGCGGACGAGGCGGAGACGATCGAGGCGATGCGTCGATCGCTCCGATATATGCAACGGGGCGGGACGGGAGCGTTCCTGGACTTCCGCGAGGGGGGCGTCGCTGGGGTCGAGGCCCTGCGCGAAGCGGCCACTGGATTGGACATCGAGGTCGTCGCCTTCGGCCGCGGCGAACCGGCCGTCCTCGAGGTGGCAGAGGGGTTCGGCGCCAGCGGCGCCCGCGACGACGATTTCGACGCGCTCCGCGCGGCGGCCCGTGACGCCGGCAAACCGTTCGGAATCCATGCGGGCGAGCGCGACGCCGAGGACGTCGACCCCGCGCTGGATCTGGATCCGGACCACCTCGTCCACATGGTGCACGCGGAGGCCGACCACCTGGACCGGGTGTCCGAGACCGCCACGCCGATCGTGGCCTGCCCGCGGTCCAACCTGGTCACCGGCGTTGGCCTGCCGCCCCTGCGCGACCTCGTCGATCACACGACCGTCGCGCTTGGCACGGACAACGTGATGCTCAACGGGCCATCGATGTTCCGGGAGATGGCGTTCGCCGCCAAGTGCTGTGACGTCACTGACGAAACGGTGCTGCGGATGGCGACGCGGAACGGCGCCCGAGTGGCCGGGCTCGATGGCAGCGTGATCGAGGGCGGCGCGCCGGCCCGACTCCTCGTTCTCGACGGGGATTCCGACAACCTGGCCGGCGCCCAGGACCCCGTGCGTGCGGTGGTGCGCCGGGCGGGCGTGAACGACGTGAAGCGGGTCGTTCTTCCGAGCGGGGACGCCGGCGTCGACGGGGCCTGA
- a CDS encoding biotin--[acetyl-CoA-carboxylase] ligase: MQETRRAILAELADGPSPGPAIADRLGVSRAAIWKHVEALREDGFEIRSTEDGYELASVPEYGAAAVEFGLDAPYDVEYHDRVESTNAIARERATAGASDLLVLADEQIGGRGRREREWQSPSGGVWASVVLRPDRPPAAVPLLTFAAAVAVTEAVRERGVDAAIKWPNDVIVPGAGERGGRKLCGVLTEMSGESGRVSWVVVGIGLNANVPQGALPPEATSVQAEVGPVDRRSLVQDILERFSELADRPEATLSVWSEHALTIGQHVRIETARETFEGEAVGVTDAGALLVDTGDEERTVYAGDCEHVRPA, encoded by the coding sequence ATGCAGGAGACCCGTCGGGCCATTCTCGCGGAACTCGCGGATGGTCCCTCCCCCGGTCCCGCGATCGCCGACCGACTGGGCGTGTCGCGGGCCGCGATCTGGAAGCACGTCGAGGCACTTCGCGAGGATGGTTTCGAGATTCGTAGCACAGAGGACGGGTACGAACTGGCGTCGGTCCCCGAGTACGGGGCCGCTGCGGTCGAATTCGGACTCGACGCACCGTACGACGTGGAGTACCACGACCGGGTGGAGAGCACCAACGCGATCGCGAGAGAACGTGCGACGGCTGGCGCCTCGGACCTCCTCGTTCTCGCGGACGAGCAGATCGGGGGGCGGGGACGACGTGAGCGCGAGTGGCAATCGCCGAGCGGTGGGGTCTGGGCGAGCGTCGTCCTGCGGCCCGACCGGCCGCCAGCCGCCGTCCCACTGCTGACGTTCGCTGCCGCCGTGGCGGTGACCGAGGCGGTTCGGGAACGGGGCGTCGACGCGGCGATCAAGTGGCCCAATGACGTGATCGTCCCCGGCGCGGGCGAGCGCGGTGGACGCAAACTCTGTGGCGTCCTTACGGAGATGTCGGGGGAATCGGGCCGCGTCTCGTGGGTGGTCGTGGGCATCGGCCTCAACGCGAACGTTCCACAGGGTGCCCTTCCTCCGGAGGCGACGAGTGTGCAAGCGGAAGTGGGACCGGTCGATCGGCGCTCGCTCGTCCAGGATATACTGGAGCGCTTCTCCGAGCTGGCCGACCGCCCCGAGGCGACGCTGTCGGTCTGGTCGGAGCACGCCCTCACCATCGGTCAGCACGTGCGCATCGAGACGGCCAGGGAGACGTTCGAGGGCGAGGCGGTCGGCGTCACGGACGCGGGAGCGCTCCTCGTGGACACGGGGGACGAGGAACGAACCGTGTACGCCGGCGACTGTGAACACGTCCGACCGGCCTGA